Below is a window of Megalopta genalis isolate 19385.01 chromosome 7, iyMegGena1_principal, whole genome shotgun sequence DNA.
tccgaggaacccgccatttccggattgcgagacatttttgggacaccctgtagactgttgtaaatcgatgtgaagacaaaagaaatgtgaaacaatgcatatgaagacgattatttaattcgaacggagagcgagtgagctactagagcgagccactatagtggcgcgtcgtgcctaagaggttaagAGTATCTTGCATTGCATCGTATGCACAAAATGTTGTGAAAAAATTGCATGCAATTTTACGATATTTTAAACAGATATTTCAcagctttttattttattattatattaggatATTAAATGTCCGGTCGAAATCGAGAACAAGAGAGAACAAAGAAATGTGAAACACTGCATAGATAGATGATTATTTAATTCGAACggagagcgagtgagctactagagcgaaccactatagtggcgtgtcgttctgaaagatgatatccgcgaaagccactatagtggctcactctggtagctcactcgctcaccgttcgaattaaataatcgtcttcacatGCATTCTTTCACACttattttgtcttcacatcgatttacaacagtgcagtcccttagcactccgaaccattctggacgttggctaccagctactcggcgccacttctcggcagaaacgggcatttacagaccctcgtattatttagtatggttttggaactaactaacatactataatgatattggacttatatgaattggctgaaatcgagaaatttgcaaaaaaatcaatattttatttttataattttgttattgtttgttttataattttgttttgttgttgtaatcgctgtctatgcgaactctttctctcgtcgccttgtttcttggacgatatcactatcactgccatcaaaacgatagactaactgtagaagaaaaccttctacagttagagtctttctaacatatctgtataaacgtctatctggagctcatcttcgctactacttgtgtcacgagactcattcgtgtttgaacgttttgcaattgttctaataaaaaatatgaataaatacataggttgaaaatttctaattgctattactaactcacaagataatatttatcaaaaaaacttttaccaaacaatttatttaccaagagaagaatcacttttccgattttctcaactcgttagatctatctataccgctcgacgcttcaaaccagactgagttcagctttgaaaatcttttcctccagattttattattataaatctcactatacagtgcgtgctatgttcgcataccgatctttcttctacgaaCTTGCCTTATCGTTCTTTTCAAGTGGCTCCTTTGAattgctcggaccgtcgtgagcacgcctctcacggtCTCGTCataacccgctgacatttcttgtatatacttagtaattttactatattttgatttgatttcttgtgccatgtcaagagaaaacttcagggaaacatgcgagtctaaaaaagttgcgctgaaataactcaattccccgtaatcactaataaactttaatgtcccacgagaggggacatccgagtgatatgctagaattacgatgtaacaATAGAGAAGAAGAATTACgatgttaacaatatacagacggaatacatacagtatcagactctgtactaCAGTacgtatcagactctgccgtccagtaaaatagcctcgcgcagaatttcagccgtacctaaaaggtttaATATTCGATCGTTGCTCGGCTCGACATCCGCGCCAGAGGACATTCGGGAATGTCTTGCGCAATGTTTACGTTGCGCGCGAGCCATTATTTGGTGATGGTGATCGGAAGGCAAACGTCTGCGGCAAATTGGTAGGTTACGCGTCCGCCGGAGGGGTAGGTTTCACCGTTAAAAAGATTAGACGCGACCGTAATAGCTTTTATTGCATCCTCGGCCCTTCCGTGAAAGAAGATATAGACGCGACCCCTTCCGTCATGAATGTCTTCAATTTGCCTAAGCAAACGGAAGGGCCATAAACGCGTGCTTGGCCCGTACGACCCGACATTAGCATCGCTATCGAGGAACCATCGGCCTGTGTGATTGCTTAATCCTGCGTAGCACGGCCGAGCGCTCGTCCTGGGAACGAAGTACCGGGCTTCCCAGTTctgctcctctcctctcctctcctctccacgCTACTTCTCTTCTCACGTGCTCGCGCCGGTTCAGTTCCACCTTTTTCTTTTCCACGCCACTAAAATTGACCCACGGCTTCAGAAGTTTTCCACCGGCTGGCGTTTCAACGAATCACGGATTTCCCCCGTTCCGGCGAGCACGATTGCGTCATCCGCTCGCCTCgcatcgcctcgcctcgccacgcGTCGCAACACGTTGCATCGCGTTCTTGTCGCTCCGCGTTTTCCGTCATCGCCCGGTTTATGGATTTTCGAAGTACGCCGGGAGATCGTAAAGTTATTTTCGGCATTCCACGGGCGTCGATTGCTGCCTAGAAGATACGAAGAGGACCTTCTCCACCTTCCGGTAAATATTTACCGGCACGTAGCCGGGAAAACCAGGCGAATGTTCCCCGTCGGTGTCGCTCGCGTCGCGCTTCGCACTGCAACGTGAACGTCGAGAGCTTTCCGACGTGGAAAATATCGACTCTTTCGATTCTCGCGCAGAATCCTGCGATCGAGTCGACGATCACGGCGGACGACCGGCACGGCGCGTGTGTTCGACATCGTCTGGAATGTCAAACAATGGAACGTTACACTTGCAACGATCGTTCGACGGTGAGACATTCGGCCTGTTCTACGCAGGTGCCCAAAGCAAAGCGTACAGATACGCGCACGTATCCGATAATATTTGACTTGAACGAAAGAAAAGGAGGCGCGTCTGGTTTGTTCCTGCTCAATCTCAAACACGGAGCCCTTCACGGGGCCCTTACACCTCTTCCTCGCGGTCTTATCTTAATCCCCAAACAAAGGAAATGTCAGAAAGAGAGGCGTTCCTTATCTGATCCTCTTGTCGCCACTTGCCCCGATATCCTCGGCCACCCCCGGATTCGCTTCCGTGTTATTCTTTCGACCTTGCCCTGCCACCCGCCCTTTATGAAACCTGGCTACCACTTCGCCGAAACCGTAAGCCCCTAAACTGTTTCAAAGATTCCTCGATAATTGGACCAATCCTTCCTTGTCACCACTTCTACTAAAATGAAGTAATTGAGCCGGACGACTATGTGGATGCGATGTAACATGGTGCCGTTGTCAAAGAATTGGTGCAATGAAACGATAACGCGTGATAATCGAAAGTATAtggatattatacatattatatggaaaagtataagtatataatatataatagtagtatagtatataagtatataatatatattattataagtatataaaGTATatggatatatattatattaataactcCTGGAAAAAAGCCTGCAAAACTCAGTAACTCGTGTTGCGTTGATTAATTGCGTTTTACGGCGCTGGTATCTACTTTTTACATGATATCGCTGGAGCAAAAACTTCTGAACACTCCTGTGTTCCTGGTTTACATTTTATGCCGTCGGTTTGTCACAACTAATTTTTCAATCGACATTTGTGTGAAGATGTCTTTGAAAGCAGCCTGAAATCTACGACTGTAGgagttaaaaatatattttaaggaCAAAGAAATGTTCAGAAGACTctgttgcatctatatcacgcACAAAGAATTGATTTATTGTTAGAAATAAAGAGAACGCATAATTCTTGCCGCTTTCGCCATAAGATGCAATATAAATTCCGGCACGAATTATCTGcttctgaaaatataaaaacagcgCCACTAGACGTGGTAGCAAAATACGCAAACTGTTCCCGATTATTATCTAcagataataatttcaattctCCCACAGGGGGCACCACTGGACTATTCTTGTGGCAGACGTagataattaatgttttctATTTTATCGACGATCTTTAAATATCAATTAagtttatgaattattaaagCTTATGAAGCTTTTGTCAGCACgtaaatattaattcaattattattgttatctaccaacgagagagagagagagagagagagtatacaATTTATAGTAAATCTTCTTAGAGTAAACACGTATATATGAAACgggaataatatattttattagtttGATAAATTTCATATCAAAATATTTAGATTAAAAATATGTTATATATGTTGAGTAGAAATATTTCAATCAAttagtttatttgttttatCCTATTCTCCACATTCCCATTCAAATATTAAAACGGCGCCACTGCACCTAGTGGAAAAATACTAAAACTTGTAGACAAATTATCCACCGTGCACACGTTTGGAAATGTGATCACTTCAGTGTATTGACGCATGGAATAATATCCCAGTGGCAAACCAAGAAAGGCAATTAATCAAtatctttttaataaaaaagtAGTAAAAGTAACAAAAGTAATGTACAACGACAAAGATACAATAGCAACAAACATGAAATACATGAAATTTGTCTATAAATAgcggataataataataattaacgaataattgaaattctACTACACAAGacaataaaaattagtaaaaataaagattgtctatttattcatttgtcgtatagtaaaaattgatttatttcTTACATAAGAATGACATTATTAAGGTAGGCTCGGAATAATTACATTCTAGTCGATAGTCTTTTTACATATTTTCGGGTGCCCACAACTTGAATGTTCTGTCGTAGGAACTTGTCCCGATAAATTTGTGGTCAGGCGAAATGTCAACAGACATAACTTTACCGTCGTGACCAGGTAGCGTTTTTAGAGGTTGCCAGGTTTTATTCGACCATATTTTAGCTGTGCTATCGTATGATGCTGTGACCAGATATTGCCCTTCCAACCTCTGATACTTCACGTCCGATAATAAGTTAGTGTGAGCTGGTATCGTATATATACAAGATCTCTTTCGCAGGTCCCATATTTTGCACGTATTGTCTTCGCTTGCTGTGGCTATGTGGAACCCATTCGGGGAAAAGTCGATACCGAAAATCGACTTCAAGTGTCCTTCCATAAACATGATACACCTTCCTGTACGAAGATCCCATACTCTACCAAAGGAGTCGTGACCACCTGTGGCACTCACACTACCATCACACTGAAAGCTATAACGAAACATATAAATATTAGTCCACAGATCTTCCTTCTCTTCGAAGAATTCTCAGCGACATCATTTGTCCTGTATACCTAATACAATGTACTGCTCGTGCATGACCTTCCTGATGTAACACCTCAGCCTGTTGTTCCAAGTCCCAAAGTCTCCAAGACGCATCGTAACAACACGTGCCCAAAAATCGCCCAGAAGGGTGAAACGCAAGCCTCGATACTCTGTGTGGCTCGTGCCCCTCAACTTCAGCTAATGGCTCTTCGCCTGATCCTCCGCTCCACAATTTTACTGTTcctataaatacagtaaatataCTACACTTAGTGTACCGTTCGCCAGTATTTCAGTTCGAACTACAAAGGAAGTAGATTTTATACCATCTGAAGCACAGGATGCCAGTACACAGGTCTGCCCTGATTTGTCTCCTACCACCTCTTCGGTAATGGTAGCTTTTGGATGAAAAACAATGCAGCCAACATTACAAGTATGCCCTTTAAGGGTTCGCAACAGTGTACAATCAGGTACAGACCATATTTTACACAAGCCTGACCACGAGGCTGTGGCAAACAGCTTGGAGTTCGGGCTAAATTGACAGAAAGAGATCGGTCTGGTGTCACCAATTTGAGAGCAGTAGATTGTCAGTGCCTGCAACTTCTTTAGAAGTTCCTGGCGACGTGCGGTGCGTGTAGCTGTTGGCAGCTCTAAATCCTGTCTCGCTTTGTCCAGTCTAGCCTTTGCTCTAGGTAATGAATATGCTATAAAATGAATTaatgataaaattaatatatatggAATAGTGTACGAAATTAATAGTCCTATATTAACTTACATGATATCCAAGAACGTGCTATTTGAAGAGATTCTGGTCCTTCGTGGTACCAAGTGGTTTCTGTGTCCCTTTCAATGGCATGCGAAggtttctcttcttcttcgtgCTTCTTTTTGATAGCATCCTCGCCAAGACTAGCCAACAATTCTCTTAATCTTGTTCTTCTGTCCGCCGGGCCTTCGCCGAACAGACATATAGGTTCTCCTAATTGTCTCAAATTCTTTTTCACTTCAGAATCATCGGTAGATACATTTATTTGACGAGCTTTTTTCCTACGCTCGAATTCTTCTAGGAGAGCTTGTCTATCCTTAGACATCTCATCCTCAAGTTCCATATATTCATTGGATATATGGACATTTCCCAAAGTGATAACAGCATTGACACCGTCTCCCAAATTCGTAGCATCTTTCTCTTCCTCGGAGGATTCCGCTGCGGCAGCCAGTCTCGCACGCTCAGTTTCTTCCAGAGATCCATAGTGAACAGTTTTCTGTTTCTTGACATAGACCAAGTCCTCGTCGTCCGACATTGTGTAAAGTCACTGATGACACAATTAACCTACTACAGGCAATGTAAGTTTAATAACAGCGAGCAATCTGTGTGATAAAGAATAACATTGTAAACACTGAGAAACTAACCTATAAAACAGCAAGCCAAACGAACTATGAGATTACGCATATATACAAGTACCGTAATGCCTTGGCATACTGAGCAATATCGTTCTCTGATTGGTTGACGCTTCACAGCTAAGTATGCAGTGCTGCCCCCACCAAAAAGAATACGACATTAGCAcgacccaagcgaaacatgtcACACCAACGACCAATCTTCCTTGTTAACTTTACCATGCTTACGATCTCACTTTTTTCGCCCCGTAGAATTCTCGAGTAGCATATTTGCGGACGTCTTGAAACGACgaccatttctacaattataaaaattgtcgaaAACCCGAAAGCTACATTTTGGATAATACTTTCTAGTTTATGAAtctacaaaattttgttaattcagCTATCTCAGTACTTGTCGACTGGGACGACCAGCAACCAATATTGCGAAAAGGAGTTTCCAAAGCAACGAATAATTTcgcaattttatacgatttttactTTAAAAAATTTGAGGAACAAATCTGAAATTTGCATCCATATTCTCTTAGAAAGACTAcatatttaattttgtaattacgtacaaaaaattctcaaacacaaatatttaaagaattagAGAAGATTTATTAAGAATTATTGAAGATTGGAACAATTTACTGGCAGAAAAGATTAAAAAACTCTATGAAACAATTTCAAAACGTCTAGTAGAAATTTTGATCCGCAATCTACAACGAaactataaatatgtataagGAATGATTGCTTTTGTGGGTTTGGATTTTTTCTGCTTGCATGAATTGAGGCGTTATTGTGCATTTCGTGACTCATGATTTAGGGTTGTAAATCGCACGGCCTGGCGGCCGAAAAAACCTAGCACTTACTAGGGCTCGGACAAAAGGAGTTTTCGCAGGTAACGGTAATCCTTTTATTGCTTCGTGAAAGAAACGAGACCTCCGAAAGCAAGTTTACTTTTTAGAAAAGCTTAAGAAATACAGTACAATAGAATAAAGAAATACCGTTTTAGTTACCGTTAAATGCGTTCGGGAATTTAATATGTTAGTATTTTAGGGCGTTTGAATTCTTGCTGCGAATATATCAGAATCTTAATCGATCATGATACTTGTGTAAGCGAATTTCGAAACCAGTAACATAACGGTGGTAACAGTGATGGGTTATGCCAATTTCCGAGTGCGCGCCTTTATTCAAAAGAAACATTTGTTCATAGAAATTAAAGTCGGTCTGAAGTAACAGTAAATTCAagtaaagtaaaaataaattgtaggTTTTTGAGTGGTTTCTCCAGGAAGAAACGAGTGAATATCGGAAGAGATGATTCAAGCCGAAATGAATCAGAAAATTCCCCTTCGACCCCatttgttcgtcaaacaataccaACGAGTTTCTCTGAAAAGCTGTTACTTTCTTCAGAAAgtaacattttattgaattatgaCTCACAGATGGTGATCAGAAAACGAAACACCATCTAGTCTTCATAGATTCCTTTTTTTGCATGCTTTGTCAAGtcgaaatgctttcccggttttATTGCCTGCAACGTTAGAACGAAAGATTGCACACTCTATTCGTATTGTACCGGTTCCGTAGTTCCGTCTCGCTTTGTTTTGATTATGGGCGAAGCAAGTCTGGTCCTGCCTGCAAGTTTGAACACGTTTCGACAGTGCCGGGCGGCCTGGCACGCTGCGAGCACGACGTGCGTAGTGTAAACATTTCAATGTAAATCAAACGTAAGAATGATTCG
It encodes the following:
- the U4-U6-60K gene encoding U4-U6 small nuclear riboprotein factor 60K, encoding MSDDEDLVYVKKQKTVHYGSLEETERARLAAAAESSEEEKDATNLGDGVNAVITLGNVHISNEYMELEDEMSKDRQALLEEFERRKKARQINVSTDDSEVKKNLRQLGEPICLFGEGPADRRTRLRELLASLGEDAIKKKHEEEEKPSHAIERDTETTWYHEGPESLQIARSWISSYSLPRAKARLDKARQDLELPTATRTARRQELLKKLQALTIYCSQIGDTRPISFCQFSPNSKLFATASWSGLCKIWSVPDCTLLRTLKGHTCNVGCIVFHPKATITEEVVGDKSGQTCVLASCASDGTVKLWSGGSGEEPLAEVEGHEPHRVSRLAFHPSGRFLGTCCYDASWRLWDLEQQAEVLHQEGHARAVHCISFQCDGSVSATGGHDSFGRVWDLRTGRCIMFMEGHLKSIFGIDFSPNGFHIATASEDNTCKIWDLRKRSCIYTIPAHTNLLSDVKYQRLEGQYLVTASYDSTAKIWSNKTWQPLKTLPGHDGKVMSVDISPDHKFIGTSSYDRTFKLWAPENM